A section of the Primulina eburnea isolate SZY01 chromosome 1, ASM2296580v1, whole genome shotgun sequence genome encodes:
- the LOC140829466 gene encoding non-specific lipid transfer protein GPI-anchored 11-like — translation MAASLRLWGFCIVSAFLASVSTTAHSGEVSAADCTNLVLNLADCLSFVVEGSTATYPKGDCCSGLKIVVTTNAECLCEAFKNSAQLGVKLNVSKAMTLPVVCRVSSSSVANCSSSGGSGEAPAPSPFSEPPSSGAETPNPTTIIGVNEVVSPPAPGKSGSSSLVSSVSVWIFVLSTTVAAAVALFA, via the exons ATGGCCGCGAGTTTGAGACTTTGGGGGTTCTGCATCGTTTCGGCATTCCTCGCCTCCGTGAGCACCACCGCGCATTCGGGGGAAGTCTCCGCCGCAGATTGCACCAATCTGGTGCTAAACCTCGCGGACTGTCTGTCCTTCGTGGTGGAGGGAAGCACGGCGACGTATCCGAAGGGAGATTGTTGTTCTGGGCTTAAAATTGTGGTCACTACTAACGCCGAATGCCTGTGCGAGGCGTTTAAGAATAGTGCGCAGTTGGGGGTGAAGCTGAACGTCTCTAAGGCCATGACTCTTCCCGTTGTCTGCCGCGTCTCTTCTTCTTCTGTTGCTAACTGCAGCT CAAGTGGTGGCTCTGGTGAAGCTCCAG CTCCTTCTCCATTCTCAGAACCTCCCAGTTCAGGTGCGGAGACCCCAAATCCAACCACCATCATTGGTGTTAATGAAGTGGTATCCCCACCAGCACCTGGAAAATCGGGTTCTTCTTCCCTTGTATCATCTGTCTCCGtttggatatttgttctttccACAACTGTAGCTGCTGCTGTAGCATTATTTGCTTGA